Within Mytilus edulis chromosome 10, xbMytEdul2.2, whole genome shotgun sequence, the genomic segment TTAAATTTCATACCATTAAATATTGCTAATGGGAGAAAATAATATCTTTCTTGTAGACAAtggtttaaaataaatatatctcAAAATAAGGAAAATATTTTCACAAGCAAAAGTCAAGGTCAACTGACTGTCCTTTGTCGACATGCACTACATGTTTTCGTTGTTGACCTTGACCCCAACATCCTGCAGTGACAGAGTATGTCCCAGGCTGAACAACTACATGTACGTCTTCTGTTCTTTGtaactgaaaaataaacaaaaatttattcatttggtctttaacatatatgtatctctcaaaactgtaaacagaaaacaaaacaatatttgattctAATGTGTAACAATGGGTGCAATTAGTGGGGGTCTCATAGGGGGTTCAGATCCCgaatcccgcttactgttttgtcagattcccgtatcccgcttacactatgtacataagcaattcttatttttttgtcatttcccgggtcccacaagacctcatttcccgttttcacgacacaataatttgactttcccgtgtcacgcttacaaaaaatcggcaatcccgtgtcacgcttagaccccaatgagacccacattaGTATAAATAGGTGAAATACAAACTGCTTACCCTTCAAAAACAAGTTTTCAGATTCATGTAGTGTTTTGGTGtttcgatttttttaaatatggttgGGTTTATATTAATCAAGTCCAAATGTCCTCCTGAAAAACTGTTTGgattcaatttaaaatatttaagttatAAGTAAACATGATGCATGATCATTGATGAGATGGACTAAGAAAAAGATCTGATTACACAAAATGGGTACAATTCGttgaatcttttaaaatttacaaactttttatATTTGACTATTTAACCTATAATGACTACATACAGGGCTACTGTTCTGTATTTCACTATATCCTGGATTGTGGAATCTTCTACAGTGTTGGGAATCACAATGGTCTCTGTTTGTTTTGTTAGTATCATagtatttctgaaaataaaattaaacatagtTTAGTACATGTAGCATTTATATAGATTATCATGTATCtctaaaaatgaaataacaaataatCTATCATATACATGTAGAGGTTGGAAATTGTTAGTCACAATAATACAACCTGTATGAATGGTAAGTATATTGGTTGGATTGGTGAAATTCtcttttcttttgttatttataaacaatttttgactAGTTCTACAAATTTTCTAGGCAAGAAAAAGTTGTCAACTCAAATAAATTATCATTTCCCCCCTATTATCAGAGTAGCATGAGaaccaggcgcggatccagatgggggggttccgggggttggaacccccccttttttttggccgatcaatgcatttgaatgggagcatatagctggaaccccccctttactctgggttgggaaccccccctttttaaaatggctggatccgcccccgaGAACCAATTATGGCATACAgtatataaacagataaatgatCTTTCTACTTTCATTGCAGCAAGCTGAAATCCTTTTTAAAGGTTTATACcagaaacattacatttattttggTTCTATCACtaaataatttctgatgtatataaatcagttaataataataatactttattcagaagcaatacagcttataaaatattattattaatggAGCATTTATaatagctgtcaaattcatgtttaccaatttgactaaaattttcatatttgatttattacatACATTGTGTACCTGTACTAAA encodes:
- the LOC139493203 gene encoding A-kinase-interacting protein 1-like, which produces MAKQYPVGDVWAQNALHRAVTVGQNVYLRAASRKVNWPEYKPRGHRPIEESDSYTSIDDAFSTIVQFMSHTSRQCKKYYDTNKTNRDHCDSQHCRRFHNPGYSEIQNSSPLQRTEDVHVVVQPGTYSVTAGCWGQGQQRKHVVHVDKGQSVDLDFCL